The Sphingopyxis fribergensis genome contains a region encoding:
- a CDS encoding 5-formyltetrahydrofolate cyclo-ligase: MTDLSADLVQQKQRLREKLRFRRKHFAANLDGMAQMAAFRALPAPLSDLLADHAVVGAYAAWGDEPDILPMFAGLAEAGALALPHHAARIADMTFRHWKPDEPLLKGPWGTRQPADDAPLATPDIIFCPLVGFDRQGGRIGQGGGHYDRYFATHPEALRIGIGWSVQEIDAAPRESTDIALDAILTEQEFILCGDRL; encoded by the coding sequence ATGACCGACTTGTCCGCCGATCTGGTCCAGCAAAAGCAGAGGTTGCGCGAAAAGCTGCGCTTTCGCCGTAAGCATTTCGCCGCAAATCTCGACGGGATGGCGCAGATGGCGGCCTTTCGCGCGCTGCCCGCGCCGCTTTCCGACCTACTCGCCGATCATGCCGTTGTGGGCGCCTATGCCGCGTGGGGCGACGAGCCCGATATCCTGCCGATGTTCGCTGGCCTTGCGGAAGCGGGCGCGCTCGCCCTGCCCCATCACGCCGCGCGGATCGCCGATATGACCTTTCGCCATTGGAAGCCTGACGAGCCGCTGCTGAAGGGCCCCTGGGGCACGCGGCAGCCCGCCGACGATGCTCCCTTGGCAACACCTGACATTATTTTTTGCCCCCTCGTCGGGTTCGATCGCCAAGGCGGCCGGATCGGTCAGGGTGGCGGGCATTATGATCGCTATTTCGCCACGCACCCTGAAGCGCTGCGGATCGGAATCGGCTGGTCGGTACAGGAAATCGACGCCGCTCCGCGCGAATCGACCGACATCGCGCTCGACGCGATCCTGACCGAACAAGAATTCATCCTTTGTGGAGACCGTTTGTGA
- a CDS encoding DUF2842 domain-containing protein produces MSQPPADPQPSWRKPAGMFLILALIAVWTGIVVSVSPWVGTWPVLVQAVFYLAAGIVWILPLKPLLRWMELGKWRG; encoded by the coding sequence GTGAGCCAGCCACCCGCCGATCCCCAACCGAGTTGGCGTAAACCCGCCGGCATGTTCCTGATCCTCGCACTGATCGCGGTGTGGACGGGCATTGTCGTCAGTGTGTCACCATGGGTCGGTACATGGCCCGTGCTGGTGCAGGCGGTCTTTTATCTTGCCGCAGGGATCGTCTGGATCCTGCCATTGAAACCGCTGCTGCGCTGGATGGAATTGGGGAAATGGCGCGGCTGA
- a CDS encoding cell division protein ZapA produces the protein MADVKLTIAGRPYDVHCADGEEAQLIQLASVVDEKVRTMPGGTEIRQMLFAALMLADEVQEARGKVEKSEPQSDSLRAAIALAESREAAARDELRAAVAREQAALKELEAARHSAPTTAASATPSNNRALLQIADRIEALAAKVEQIP, from the coding sequence GTGGCTGATGTAAAACTCACGATCGCAGGGCGCCCCTATGACGTCCACTGCGCCGACGGCGAGGAAGCACAACTGATCCAGCTTGCGTCGGTCGTCGATGAAAAGGTGCGCACGATGCCGGGCGGCACCGAAATCCGTCAGATGCTGTTCGCTGCGCTGATGCTCGCCGACGAAGTCCAGGAAGCCCGCGGCAAGGTCGAAAAGTCCGAACCGCAGTCCGATTCGCTCCGCGCCGCGATTGCACTCGCCGAGAGCCGCGAAGCTGCGGCACGCGATGAATTGCGCGCCGCGGTCGCACGCGAGCAAGCGGCGCTCAAGGAACTTGAGGCGGCGCGCCACAGCGCGCCGACGACGGCGGCATCTGCGACCCCATCGAATAACCGGGCCTTGCTGCAAATCGCCGACCGCATCGAGGCGCTCGCCGCGAAAGTCGAACAAATCCCCTGA